A region of the Arthrobacter sp. FW306-07-I genome:
CCCCGGCCTTGATCATCTTTGGTCCCTTGCTGCTGCCGATTGCTGTACAGCTGGGCGTCAACGAGCTTCAATTTGGGATCCTGCTTATTCTGGCCATGGGTCTTGGACTATTCTCGCCGCCATTGGGCGTTGGCCTTTACACAGCATGTGCCATTGGTGGAGTGCCGATGGAAAAGGTCGCCCGCCCGATGCTGAAGTATCTCGCTGCAATTGTCGTCGTACTTATCGGGATCATTTTCATTCCCTGGCTCACTCAGGCACTGCCTCATGCTTTAGGGCTGGGATGATGACCACTGTGAACGAAAAAAAGTCTGCTCCCACGATCCGGGCAGTGGCTGTGGAAGCTGGGGTGTCGGTTGCCACTGTCTCTGCCGTGATCAACCAGACCCGCTTTGTCAGTGCTGAGACTGCCCGCCGGGTAAACGAGGCGGTCCAACGCAGCGGTTACCGGCCGAACCGGCTTGCCCGCGGCCTGAGCAAACGCCAGACAAAAACCATCGGAATCGTCATGCCGACAGTCCTGAGCCCCATTGCGCCGCTGCTACTCAAGTCGGCTGCAGATGTTTTGCACGAGCACGGCTTCGCCGTCTTGTTCTCAAATACTGAAATGCAGGTGACCTGGGAGGAACAGGCCATCGAGTTGATGTTCGATTCCCAGGTTGACGGTCTTTTGGTGGTGCCTGCCGGTGAGACGTTGGACTCGCTCAAGCTCTTTGCCGATGCTGGGAAGCCGGTCGTCCTGCTTCTTCATGGCCTTAAGGGGGCAAGTGGATGTGACGTCATACGGTCCGGGAACTTCAAAGGATGCTTGGATGCTGTAAATCATCTGGTGGCCCAGGGCGCTCAGCGCATCGCGGTTCTCGCCCTTCCCTTGGTTAGCGAATCGGAAAAGGACCGCATGGATGGATTCCGTACCGGGATACTTGCGGCGGGCCGGACGCTTGAGCCCGAACTAATCCGGGTAGGCGCTCCTAGTGAAAGCGGCGACAGCGAGCAGCACGGCTACCAGGAAACGCTGAAGCTCATGAATCTGCAGAATCCACCCGACGCCATCTTCGCGATGAACCAATACATGGCAATCGGCGCCCTCTCAGCCCTAAAGGAGCTCAACCGCCGAATACCCACGGACGTGGCGCTGGTCGGCTATGACGATTTGATCTGGACAAAAAACCTTGAGCCGCCCATGTCCGTAGTCGCCCAGCAAGTTGAGCAGATAGGACATATGGGCGCGATGCGTCTTATAGGCCGGCTATCTAACACCGACAGTTGGGGAGCTGGCGAGACTGTCACCGTGGACACCCGGCTCATCGTCAGGGCCTCCAGTTGCCGCAGTCAGGGGGCCAACGACTGAACGACCCTTCTGCTTCACCTTTCCCTGATAGCGCAAGCGACTGATACGGAGAATATCCGATGGCACATCTTCTTACTAACAAAAACGTCCTGATCACTGGCGGGGGAGTCGGTATCGGACGGGAGGTTTCCCTCGAGCTTGCCCGTGCCGGCGCCCGGGTGGCTATCACGTACCTCACTCACCGTCCGGATGAGGAGCTTGAGCAGGAGATCAAGGAGGCGTCCGGCCAGGAACTCACGGCCGTCCATCTCGACGTCACTTCCGAAGCCGATGTTCGGAAAGCCTTGAGCGACATCGCGAATTCGCTGGGTAGCATCGACGTGCGCGTCAACAATGCGGGCGGTCTCATTCAGAGGGCCTCCATCGAAGAGATGGACTTTTCACTGTGGAACAAAGTCATGGCCGTCAATCTCGACAGCACGTTTCTCGTAACCCACTATGTCCTGCCTTACATGAAGACACGCTGGGGCAGGATCATCAACATCGCTTCCTTGGCCGGTCACAACGGGGGCCATCCCGGCGCGGTGGCTTACGGCACGTCAAAGGCTGCGATCTTCGGTTTCACCAGAGGCCTCTCCAAGGAAGTCGCCCCCCGGGGAATCACAGTCAATGCCGTGGCACCAGGCTTCATCGAGGCCACACTTCCATGACACCTTCACATCACCGGAATCCAAGTCGGCGACTATTGAGTCCATCCCCGTGGGTCGCGCCGGAAACCCCGCAGATGTTGCCGCCACCGTCGCCTGGCTCGCTTCTCCCCAAGCATCATTCGTTACCGGGACCACGATCAATGTCAATGGAGGTCAGTATTTTGCGTAGCGCCGGACAGCCCCGAGCGAGTGTAGAGATGACAAGGGGATGATCACATCCACACTTACGCACCCGGACATGATTGCAGCTCTCGCCG
Encoded here:
- a CDS encoding LacI family DNA-binding transcriptional regulator, with protein sequence MTTVNEKKSAPTIRAVAVEAGVSVATVSAVINQTRFVSAETARRVNEAVQRSGYRPNRLARGLSKRQTKTIGIVMPTVLSPIAPLLLKSAADVLHEHGFAVLFSNTEMQVTWEEQAIELMFDSQVDGLLVVPAGETLDSLKLFADAGKPVVLLLHGLKGASGCDVIRSGNFKGCLDAVNHLVAQGAQRIAVLALPLVSESEKDRMDGFRTGILAAGRTLEPELIRVGAPSESGDSEQHGYQETLKLMNLQNPPDAIFAMNQYMAIGALSALKELNRRIPTDVALVGYDDLIWTKNLEPPMSVVAQQVEQIGHMGAMRLIGRLSNTDSWGAGETVTVDTRLIVRASSCRSQGAND
- a CDS encoding SDR family NAD(P)-dependent oxidoreductase, with product MAHLLTNKNVLITGGGVGIGREVSLELARAGARVAITYLTHRPDEELEQEIKEASGQELTAVHLDVTSEADVRKALSDIANSLGSIDVRVNNAGGLIQRASIEEMDFSLWNKVMAVNLDSTFLVTHYVLPYMKTRWGRIINIASLAGHNGGHPGAVAYGTSKAAIFGFTRGLSKEVAPRGITVNAVAPGFIEATLP
- a CDS encoding SDR family oxidoreductase, translated to MPWHQASSRPHFHDTFTSPESKSATIESIPVGRAGNPADVAATVAWLASPQASFVTGTTINVNGGQYFA